One Halalkalicoccus subterraneus genomic window, GCCCAGTCGCCAAACTCCACCTCTCCTCGGTCGGACTCCGGCGGTACGTCCGGCGAGTCGACTGGGAGCGGGTGATCCGAGTGACCGCATCGACGAGCAGGTCCCGCAGATTCACACGAACAGGTACGGGACGCTATCGAGTCGCTTCGATGAGATGCCGCGAAAAACGGAAAAACGGGGCCGGGTCGGACGCGCTCAGGCGCTGTCGTTGAACGTGTTGTTCTTCGAGAGGGGCGCCTCGCCGGGCTCACCGCGGACGAAGTGACCCGCCGGGTTGACCTCGCCGTCGCGCTCCATGCTGAGCAGCTCGATGAACCACGCCTCGTGGTCCATCTCCTCCTGGAGGATGCGCTGGGCCATGTCGTAGGTCCGGGGGTCACATCCCTGGGTCATGTCACAGACCTCACTCCAGGTACGGATCGCACAGCGTTCGGCCTCGAGGAGCACTTCGAGGATGTTCTCGGGCTGGGGGTCCTCGGGCAGTTCGGCATGCGGACAGCTCGCACGGTCCATGAAGTCGGTGATGTCCTCGGGGATCTTGCCGTCGAGTTCGTAGACCCGCGGCATCACGAGCTCGAAATGCGCGCGGTCCTCCAGTCGCGCGTCCTCGGTGATCTCCTTGTAGTCCTCGTTGCCCGCCAGATGCGTACGGAGGTTCGTGTAGTAGTAGTACGTCGAGAACTCCGCGCCGATCGCGTCGATCAGCGTCTCGCGGATCTCCTCGGGCTCACCGCCACGCTCCCGAATGACCTCCATACCAACGCGCTGACTGGTGTCGCCGGGCTGAACGCTACCGCTTCCGTGTTCTTTCTCACTCATGGTTTTCCCAATCGAACACAGGGTTTTCGTCCACTTAACTCTTGGTTCGGAATTGTCTATTATAGTTTTCTACTATGAAAATTTAATTTGATTTTCGCGAATCGGCTCAGCGTGAAGCGACGAGAGGCATGCTCTTCGCCCCCGCCGAAAGCGCGGGATAGCGGTCCTTTGCTGCCTCCGCGAGAGGATAGGTGTCGTGATAGGGATCGACGTCGCGGTCCCGTCCGACGACCGTTCCGATGGCGTCGGCGATCGATTCGTAGTTCTCGCCGACGATGTCCTGAATGAGCACCGGGAGGCCGGCCCGCTCACAGAGTTCGTTCGCGGCAGCACGGCCGGCGTAAACCCGTTTCTCATCGCTATCGACGAACACTAACGCGAAGGGCACCGCCTCGAACTGCGCGGCGAGAAAGTCCTGGGCGGGTTCGTCGTACCAGGGGATCGCACCGACCCCTCGGACCCGCCGCAGCGCCGAGGCGGCCGCAGAACAGAACGGACACTCGCCGTCGTAGATCAGTACGCCGTGATACGCCGGTGTTTCTCCATCGCCCATGACCGCCGATTGGGCTCGTGGCGGGTTAACCGTTTTCTCGGTCAGTCGACGTCGATCGCAGCCGAGCCATCCGCACGTGCGAGGACCACTTCGAGGATCCCGTTGTTGTAGGTCGCGCGCGCGGAGTGTTCGTCGACCTGTCCCGGAAGCGTCACCCGTTCGTCGTACTCCCGGCGGTCGTTCGCGGCGCTGATGGTCAGGGCTTTTCCGTCGCAGGTCAGCCCGATGTCCTCCTTTTCGACGCCGGGGAGGTCAGCGATCACCCGGATCTCCTCGTCGGTCTCGTGGATATCGACGTGCGTGTCGCTGCCGAACCCGGCGTCGTTGACCTCGACGCCGCCGCCCATCACGTCGTTCATCATCCGCTCGATCTCGCGGAAAATATCGTCGAACGGGTCGTTGCGGTCGTCGCGTCTCATACCTCCGATAGGCCCCCACGTGTCAAAAGGGTTTGTGGCGTCAGGGTGTCGGCGACGGCGCCGGAACCGACCGTGGGTCGGGCAGGCCGATTCCGAGGTGCTCGTCGGTCAGAGCCATGCTCTCTTCCTTGCCCGCGATCCCGGCCATTGCCCGGATCGCGTCGACGTTTTCGGGGATCACGTCGCTCTCCTGATGGATCGCCTGGAACATGTAGAGCTCGGAGCCCTCGACGTTGATCGACTCGCCCCAGACGCAGTTCTCCCAGAGGTCGCCGCGCGGCCGTCCCCGATCCCGTGCGAACTCCCGGAGCTTGCCGGTGCCATCGATCGCCATTCCCTCGTCCACGACGAAGATCCGCGATTCCTCCGCGAGCAGTTCGTGCACCGCTTGGTCGGTCGGCTCGCTCTCGAGTTCGATGTTTAGACTGTGCATATGCATCAGCGTCGCGGGGACCTTCAGCCCCATCGTATCGATCGAGAGGTCGGGAAAAATGGTGTTGACGTCGGGACCATGGTGGGAGGGCACGGCGATGGGATCGGGAAGGATGTCGTTGATCGGGCCCCGGCCCGTCTGGTCGGGATCGCCGCCGCGGCGGACCAGCGTCGCGCGGACCTTCTCGACGCCGTAGTTCTCCTCGAGGGGCGCGACGAGCCGCGAGAGCCCAGTCGTGTTACACGAGACGACGCGAACCGCGTCGGCCCCCTCCGCGTCCTCGAAGTTCGCGCGGGCGTTGAAGCTGGTGTCGACGAGGTCGTCGCTCTCCTTGCCCTGAACGATCGCCGGGACACCGGCGGCCTCGTAGCGCGTGAGGTTCTCAGCGCCGATCCCGCCGGGCGCCGCATCGACGATGACGTCACTTTCGGCGATCAGGTCGTCGCTGGTCCCCGCCACCTCATACCCCGCCGCGCGAAACGTTTCGACCCGATCGCCGATCGCCGAATAGAGTGGATAGTCCCGTTGTACCGCGCCGTCGGCACCGAAATCCGGACTCGCCTTCGCGACCCCACAGACCGTCATGTCCGGCTGGGCGGCAACCGCGTCCGCGACGCGCTTGCCGATGGTGCCGTACCCGTTGATTCCGACCTTGAGCATACACGTGGTCGTGGACCCTCGAAGGGAATAATATTTACGAGTTAATTGATAAGTAATTAACTCGGCGTCGAGTAACTCGTGGCTCCGTCGGCTTGGGGAGGGGCTAAGTGGTTGGACACGAACGGGATAGGAGCGCAGCGACGGGGCGCCAACTCGGTTATGCACCCCCTATTCGTCGATCGACGCAAGACTCTTGGCACATGCGCCCGATAACTCGAATATGAGTAAGAGCTTCGAGGACGAACCGGTGCGGGTGGGGCTGAACGGGTTCGGACGGATCGGCCGGAACGTCTTCCGGGCCGTCATCGACACCCCGGAGGTCGAACTGGTGGGGATCAACGACATCATGGACGTCGAGGACATGCGCTATCTCGCGAAGTACGACACAGTGCAGGGTCGTCTCGACGGGCTCGAACTCGACGGCGAGAGTCTCGTGTACGAGGACGATAAGATCCCGACGTTCAGTGAGAAGGACCCGACCCAGCTCCCATGGGACGAACTCGACGTCGACGTGGCCTTCGAGGCGACGGGAATCTTCCGCACGCGTGAAGACGCCGCTCAGCACCTCGAAGCCGGTGCGGACAAAGTGATCATCAGCGCGCCGCCGAAGGGCGACGAGCCGGTCACGACGATCGTTTACGGCGTCAACGAGGACGAATACGACGGCGACGACGTGCTCTCGAACGCCTCGTGTACGACCAACAGCGTCGCGCCGGTCGCGAAGGTGCTCGATGAGGAGTTCGGCATCGAGTCGGGCCTGCTGACCACCGTCCACGCCTACACCGGCACGCAGAACCTCGTCGACGGTCCCTCGGGCAAGACCCGCCGCGGCCGGGCCGCCGCCGAGAACATCATTCCGACCTCGACTGGCGCGGCTCAGTCGACCACCGAAGTCCTGCCGAACCTGGAGGGCAAGCTCGACGGAATGGCGATGCGCGTGCCCGTCCCGAACGGCTCGATTACCGACCTCACGGTCGATCTGGAGGCCGACGTCGGAGCGGAGGAGGTCAACGAGGCGTTCCGCAACGCCGCCGACGGTGATCTGGCGGGCGTGCTCGGTTACACCGACGACGAGATCGTCTCAAGAGATATCCTCGGGCTGCCCTTCTCCTCCTACGTCGACCTCGACTCGACGCTCTCGGTCGAGGGCGGGCAGGTCAAGGTGCTGACCTGGTACGACAACGAGTTCGGCTTCGCCAGCCGAATGCTCGACCTCGCGAAGTACGTCGTCGCACAGGACGAGGAGACGCGCACCGAGGAAGCGGCGGCGTAGGACCGGCCTTTATTATCACGGTCGACCACCCTTCGATCATGTTCAAGACGCTCGACGATCTGCCCGAGGAGGGGCGCCTGCTGGTCCGGATCGACGTCAACTCGCCGGTAGAGAACGGCGAGGTCCAGGACAACCGCCGGTTTTCGCGCCACGCAGAAACCCTGCGAGAGCTCGCCGACGATGGCTATACTCTCGGGGTTCTCGCCCACCAGGGCCGACCCGGTCGAGACACCTTCGTCTCGCTCGAACAGCACGCCGAGATCCTTTCGAGCCATCTCGAACGCGAGATCCAGTACGTTCCCGACACCTATGGAGAGGACGCTCTCGAAGCGATCCGGGACCTCTCCGGCGGCGAGATCCTCCTGCTCGAAAACGTCCGGATGATCGACGAGGAGCTCGCAGACCGCACGCCCGAGGCCCACGCGGACAGCGCGTTCGTCGAGACCCTTTCCGGGGAGTTCAACGCCTACGTCAACGACGCCTATTCGACAGCGCACCGGGGCCATGCCTCGATCGTCGGCTTCCCGCAGGTGATGGACGCCTACGCGGGCCGGGTCATGGAGGCCGAGTACGAGGCCAACTCCGCGATTCAGGAGCGGGAGTTCGACGGCCACGTCTCGATGGCCCTCGGAGGAACCAAGGCCGACGACCTCATTCACGTCATGGAGCGCGTCGACGACACCGTCGACACCTTCCTCATGGGCGGAATCGTCGGCGAACTGTTCCTCCGGGCGGCAGGCCACGACGTGGGTTACGACGTCGAAGATACCGATTTCTTCGACGAGCAGTGGGCAGAACAGGAGGACACCATTAGAGAGCTGCTCGACTCCTACGGGGATCGGATCCGGCTACCCGTCGACCTCGCCTACGAGGACGACGCGGGCGAACGCGCGGAGGTCGCCGTCGAGGGCGTCGAGAAGGGGACCTCCTTCCTCGACGTCGGATCGGAGACGGTCGGTGAGTACGAGGCGGTCGTCGCCGACAGCGAGGCGGTCTTCGTCAAAGGGGCCCTGGGCGTCTTCGAGGACGAGCGCTTCGCCGACGGTACCGTCGGAATCCTCGAAGCGATCGCCCGAACCGACTGTTTCTCGGTGGTCGGCGGGGGCGATACGTCGAGATCGATCGAGATCTATGGGATGGACGAGGGCGACTTCTCGCACGTCTCGATCGCGGGCGGGGCGTACGTCCGAGCGCTGACGGGCGAGTCGCTGGTCGCGATCGAGGCCCTGGAGGAATAGGCGAGTGGTCGTCGATCTCGCCGTCCCGGTCGCGCTGCTCGCGGGATCGGTGGTCGGCCTCTGGTTGGGTGCGCGGCTCTTCGTCGGGAGTGCGGCGTCGCTCGCCCGCCGGCTCGGGATCTCCGAGCTGGCGATCGGACTGACCGTCGTCGCCGTCGGTACCTCGCTGCCGGAGGTCGCCGTGACCGTCGAGGCCGCCCTCACGGGGGCCGGCGACATCGCGGTCGGGAACGTGATCGGGTCGAACGTGTTCAACCTCGCGTTGATCCTCGGGTTCCTCGCGCTGTTCGGTGCCATCACGATCCCCCGCTCGCTCGCCCGGCGCGACGGGATCGTCCTGTTCGGCGCGAGCGCGCTCGCCGCGCTCGCCCTCGTGGACCTGCGTCTCGGGCGACTCGAAGCCGCAGTGTTGGTGTTCGCGCTCGGGGGCTACCTGTTCTCGCTCGCGCGGGCCGGTGGGGCTCCGACGACGGAGGGCGAAGACGGGCCGTTTCGTGCCCGCGACCCGGTTCTCCTGGTCGCCGGGCTGGCGCTCGTGCTCGTAAGCGGTACCGTGTTGGTGGATGCGGCGGTCACCCTCGCGCGGGCAGCCGGGATCTCCGAGTGGGCGATCGGGGCAACCGTGGTCGCCGCGGGCACTTCGACGCCGGAGTTCGCCGTCTCGGTGCTCGCGCTCCGGCGCGGTCAGGTCGAGGTCTCGGTGGGCAACCTGCTCGGGAGCAACGTCTTCAACGCGTTGGGGGTCCTCGGGATCGCGGGGCTCGTCCGGCCGCTGACGATCGACCCCGCCGCCCTCTCGGAGCTGGGCTGGCTGCTCGTCGTCACCGGGTTCGTGACCGTCTCGCTGTGGAGCGGCCACCGCCTCTCCAGAGCGGAGGGTGGCGCGCTCGTCGGCTCCGAACTGGCGCGGTGGGCGCTCGGCTTCCTCCGGTGACCGCCACGACTAACCCCGCCCCGGACGACCATCCGGCATGGACCTCAGACCCGCCGCCGAGACGGCGATTCGGCAGTGTATGGACCTCCAGCCCGACGAGTCGTGTGCCATCGTTACCGACGACGAGCGCGAGCCCATCGGCGCGGCACTCTACGAGGTGGCCCGCGGAATCACCGACGACGCGGTCCTGCTCAGATACCCGCCGGGACCACAGCACGGTGCCGAGCCGCCCGAACCGATCGCCGCGGCGATGGCGAACGCCGACGTGGTGCTCGCGCCGACCTCGAAGAGCCTGAGCCACACTCGCGCGCGCGGCGCGGCGACCGACGCGGGCGCGCGGGCCGCCACGCTTCCGGGGATCACCGAGGAGGTATTCACGACGGGTCTGGACGCCGACTACGAGCGCATCCGCGAGGAGTGCGACCGGATGCTTGAACGGGTCGCCGGTGCCGAGGAGCTCCGCGTCACCTCCCCGCAGGGGACGGATATCACCTTCGAGCCCGGGAGCCGGGAGTGGCTCTCGGACACGGGAATCGTCCACGAGGCGGGCGGGTTCTCGAACTTACCAGCAGGAGAAGTGTTCGTCAGCCCCGAGAGCGCCGAGGGAACCTACGTCGTCGACGGGACGATGCACCCCCATGGACTGCTCGATGGCGAGATCGAGATCACGGTCGCGGACGGCTCCGTCACCTCGGTGAGCGATCCCGACGTTCGGGCCGAACTGGAGGAGGCCGAAGCGGAGGTCGGTCGGGACGCCTACAACCTCGCCGAGTTGGGGATCGGGACGAACCTCGCAGTTACGGAGCTCGTGGGAAGCGTCCTCCTAGACGAGAAGGCGGCCGGAACGGTCCATATCGCGATCGGGGACGACGCGGGGATCGGCGGCGACACCGACGCGCCGATCCACTCGGACGGGATTCTGCGCGAGCCGACCGTATACGCCGACGGTAAGGAGATCGAACTGCCACGGCCCTGAGCACAGACGACTTTTATAGCGCGATACACTATTCGTCTTCAATGAGCAACACAGCGAGTCAGGTGGCCCTGCCGTGTCCCTCGTGTTCGCCCGAGGAGCGGACGGTCCACGAGGTCCTGAAACCCGACGGGCAGGCGACCGTGCGGTGTACGGCCTGCGGGCACACCCACAAGACGAAGATCGAGGAGGAAAACGACGTGGAGATCGACGTGATCGTCTCACAGGACGGCGAGTCCTTCTCGGCGAACGCCGAGGTGCCCGAGGGCGAACAGTTGGCCGTCGGCGAGGAGTTCGTGCTGGACACCGAGGAGGCGATCATGCTCGTGCGGATCACGAGCGTCGAGGTCGGCGAGGAGCGCCGCGAGGAGAGCGCCCCGGTCGAGGAGATCGAAACGCTGTGGACCCGCGCGGTCGACAACGTCTCGGTCAACCTCACCGTCCACCCCAACGAGAAGCGCGAGGAGAGCCGCAGCGTCAAGCTCCAGGTGCCCGGCGACCACGAGTTCACGGTCGGCGACCGCGAGGAGATGGGCGACGAGGAGTTCGTGATCACGGGGATCCACGTCAAGCGCGACGCGACGGGCTACCACAAGTCGAAACTCGACTTCGAGGGCGACACCGTCCACGCGAAGGACGTCAAACGCCTGTTCGGCGAGGACGACTCGTCGACGGCGTGGTCGGTCTGGTAGGCATGTACGAGGACGAACGCGAGGCGCTCGCGGATCGGCTCGCCCGTCGCGAGGGGCTCTCCGAGCCGACGGTAGCGGCGATGAAGGCCGTGCCGCGCCACGAGTTCGTCCCCGACGCCGGCAGTGACGCCTACGCGGACCGGCCCCTACCCATCGGCGACGACCAGACCATCAGCGCGCCCCACATGGTCGCGATCATGACCGAGCTGCTCGACGCGGGGCCGGGCGACCGAGTACTGGAGATCGGTACCGGTTGTGGCTACCACGCCGCGGTCACCGCCGAGGTGGTGGGCGCAACCAACCTCTTCTCCGTCGAGTTCAGCTCCCGACTCGCCGAGCGGGCCCGCGAGACGTTGGAACGGATCGGCTACGGCGGGATCAGTATCGAAGAGGGTGACGGCCGCGAGGGCTGGCCCGAGGGCGCGCCCTACGACGCCGCCTACTTCACCTGTGCGGTCCCCGAGATCCCTGCGGCAGTGATCGCGCAGGTCACAGACGGCGGGACGGTCCTCGCGCCCGTCGGCGACGGTTCCCAGCGCCTCGTACGAGCACGCATCGAGGGCGGGACGATCGCCGAGCGAGAGACCCACGGCGCGGTCCGGTTCGTCACGATCCGGGGCTGATTTGTCGGCGGCACTCGACGAGACGGCATGGAGATGGACCACGAGGAGCGGCTCCTGCTCTGGGCCGCCCGCGAGACGGACGCTCGAGGCGCTGTTGACCGAGGCCGAGACTCCCGGCGACGTCGCAGACGCGACGGACGTCACCGAGCGGGCCGCCCGGATCGTCGTGCGGGCGCTCGCCGACGACGGCTATTTCGAGCGAGTCGACGGAGGCTACGAGCCGACCAACCGTGCGCTCGGCTTCCTCACCAAAACCGACGTCCGATCGATCGGCTCGGCACCGCACGCCATCGACACGCTCTCGCGGTGGTTCGCGCTCCCCGAGACGATGGAGACGGGCGAGGTGCCCGACCCGCCCGAGAACTGGACGCGGAACTTCATGGGCGCGATGGCGAGCGTCGATTCACAAACCGTGCGAGCGAGCGTCACGGCCGCCGAACACGCCCGACCGCGCCCCGACCGCGTGCTCGACGTCGGGGGCGGGCCCGGAACGTTCAGTAGGGAGTTCGCCCGTCGGGGTGCGGCGGTGACGCTGCTCGACCGGCCCGAGGTGCTCGAGGTCGTCTCGTCCCTGCTCGGGAACGAGCCGGTCGATCTCGTCTCGGGGGACGCGCTCGAGGAGCTCCCGTCGGGCTTCGACCTGGTCTTCTGCTCGCGGATCACCCACGTGTTCGGCCCGGAGGAGAACCGTCGGCTGTTCGGGAACTGCTACGACGCACTCGAACCGGGCGGCGCGATCGTCTGTACGGACTTCGTGCGCGGGCGCTCGCCGCGCGCGTCGACCTTCGCGGTGAACATGCTCGCCCAGACCGAACGCGGCGATACCTACACCGAGGAGCAGTACAGCGACTGGCTCCTCGAGGCGGGCTTCGAGGGGCCGGCGATCCGTGCGGTTCCGGGGACCGAGATGCAGGCAATCGTCGGCCACAAGGGGTAGTTTCGCCGGTCGGTTTCCCATCCAAGCGCGCGATTCATACCGCTCGATCACCCAGGGCGGGTATGGACCCCGCAGTCCTGCGCGAGGACATGGTCGACAGCCTCGAACACGAGGCCAAGGCCGCCCTCGACACCGAGCGCGTCGCGCTCGCGATGCGTGACGTTCCCCGCGAGCCGTTCGTCGGCGACGAGCGCGTCGCCTACGCCGACCGCGCCACCGAGATCGACGGCACGACCGTCCTCGCACCCAGCACCGCCGCCCGCCTGCTGGACGCACTCGACGCCCGCGAAGGCCACTCGATACTGGTCGTCGGCGCGGGCGTCGGCTACACCGCCGCGGTGCTCGCGGAGATCGCCGGCACCGAAAACGTCCACGCGGTCGACATCGACCGAAACATGGTCTACACCGCCCGCCGAAACCTCTCGGAGACGGGCTACGGGGGCGTGCTGGTCGATTGTCGCGACGGCTCGCGGGGCTTTCCCGAGTACGGCCCCTTCGACCGGATTCTGGTGGAAGCCGCCGCGATCCGCCCGCCCCGAGCACTGCTCGACCAGCTCGCCGAGGGGGGCCGCCTCGTCATGCCGATCGGTACGGGGGGCCAGACGCTCACCGTCCTCGATCCGGACGGCGCGGCCGTCGAGCGGATCTGTCCGGTCGCCTTTCGACCGCTGTTGGTCGAGGGTCAACAGCCCGGTCGACTCGAGCGCAATCGCACCGAACGCGAGGAGCGCGAGTTCGCCGAGCGCGACGCCCAGCGACGAACCGGCTGGGAGCGGGAGTGGATCGACTGGGAACGCGGTCGGTAGAGCCGGTAGCGATAAGTCCTCACCGTCAGATGGGTCGATATGGTCCGGTCACGGGGTGATCCGCGCGTGCTGTTCGTCATGAACCTCCTCCTCTCGGCGGCGTTCTGCTATCTCGTCCTCCAGGGCCTCGACTTCGTCGGCGTCGTCAGGTTCTCGTGGGTCCTGTTCGCGGGCACGACAGCCGTTTTGATGGCGATCACCCACCTCGTGACGCGGTGACCCGACAAAGCGCGCGGCCAGAAAGGACATCGTGGACCGGATGTAAACAGTACTATATGTCGGATGGTGATACAGGGGGCAAAGGCGTCGTCGATCACGGCCCCGAATCGTTTCGCGACGTCGTTGCTCGTCCGGCGGTCTACACGCTCGACGTTCACACGCCCGAACAGCGTCACATCGAGGGAACCGACGCGTTCGTTCCCTACGACGCTATCCACGAGCATCGGAATCTCTTACCCGAGGAGGACACCCCGATCGCGGTCTACTGTCGCAGCGACGGGATGAGCCGCGAGGTCACCGAGGTTCTTCTGGGGCTGGGCTACGAGGAGA contains:
- the dps gene encoding DNA protection during starvation protein, whose product is MSEKEHGSGSVQPGDTSQRVGMEVIRERGGEPEEIRETLIDAIGAEFSTYYYYTNLRTHLAGNEDYKEITEDARLEDRAHFELVMPRVYELDGKIPEDITDFMDRASCPHAELPEDPQPENILEVLLEAERCAIRTWSEVCDMTQGCDPRTYDMAQRILQEEMDHEAWFIELLSMERDGEVNPAGHFVRGEPGEAPLSKNNTFNDSA
- a CDS encoding thiol-disulfide oxidoreductase DCC family protein, whose amino-acid sequence is MGDGETPAYHGVLIYDGECPFCSAAASALRRVRGVGAIPWYDEPAQDFLAAQFEAVPFALVFVDSDEKRVYAGRAAANELCERAGLPVLIQDIVGENYESIADAIGTVVGRDRDVDPYHDTYPLAEAAKDRYPALSAGAKSMPLVASR
- a CDS encoding Hsp20/alpha crystallin family protein; the protein is MRRDDRNDPFDDIFREIERMMNDVMGGGVEVNDAGFGSDTHVDIHETDEEIRVIADLPGVEKEDIGLTCDGKALTISAANDRREYDERVTLPGQVDEHSARATYNNGILEVVLARADGSAAIDVD
- a CDS encoding type II glyceraldehyde-3-phosphate dehydrogenase, which gives rise to MLKVGINGYGTIGKRVADAVAAQPDMTVCGVAKASPDFGADGAVQRDYPLYSAIGDRVETFRAAGYEVAGTSDDLIAESDVIVDAAPGGIGAENLTRYEAAGVPAIVQGKESDDLVDTSFNARANFEDAEGADAVRVVSCNTTGLSRLVAPLEENYGVEKVRATLVRRGGDPDQTGRGPINDILPDPIAVPSHHGPDVNTIFPDLSIDTMGLKVPATLMHMHSLNIELESEPTDQAVHELLAEESRIFVVDEGMAIDGTGKLREFARDRGRPRGDLWENCVWGESINVEGSELYMFQAIHQESDVIPENVDAIRAMAGIAGKEESMALTDEHLGIGLPDPRSVPAPSPTP
- the gap gene encoding type I glyceraldehyde-3-phosphate dehydrogenase, whose protein sequence is MSKSFEDEPVRVGLNGFGRIGRNVFRAVIDTPEVELVGINDIMDVEDMRYLAKYDTVQGRLDGLELDGESLVYEDDKIPTFSEKDPTQLPWDELDVDVAFEATGIFRTREDAAQHLEAGADKVIISAPPKGDEPVTTIVYGVNEDEYDGDDVLSNASCTTNSVAPVAKVLDEEFGIESGLLTTVHAYTGTQNLVDGPSGKTRRGRAAAENIIPTSTGAAQSTTEVLPNLEGKLDGMAMRVPVPNGSITDLTVDLEADVGAEEVNEAFRNAADGDLAGVLGYTDDEIVSRDILGLPFSSYVDLDSTLSVEGGQVKVLTWYDNEFGFASRMLDLAKYVVAQDEETRTEEAAA
- a CDS encoding phosphoglycerate kinase, encoding MFKTLDDLPEEGRLLVRIDVNSPVENGEVQDNRRFSRHAETLRELADDGYTLGVLAHQGRPGRDTFVSLEQHAEILSSHLEREIQYVPDTYGEDALEAIRDLSGGEILLLENVRMIDEELADRTPEAHADSAFVETLSGEFNAYVNDAYSTAHRGHASIVGFPQVMDAYAGRVMEAEYEANSAIQEREFDGHVSMALGGTKADDLIHVMERVDDTVDTFLMGGIVGELFLRAAGHDVGYDVEDTDFFDEQWAEQEDTIRELLDSYGDRIRLPVDLAYEDDAGERAEVAVEGVEKGTSFLDVGSETVGEYEAVVADSEAVFVKGALGVFEDERFADGTVGILEAIARTDCFSVVGGGDTSRSIEIYGMDEGDFSHVSIAGGAYVRALTGESLVAIEALEE
- a CDS encoding calcium/sodium antiporter; protein product: MVVDLAVPVALLAGSVVGLWLGARLFVGSAASLARRLGISELAIGLTVVAVGTSLPEVAVTVEAALTGAGDIAVGNVIGSNVFNLALILGFLALFGAITIPRSLARRDGIVLFGASALAALALVDLRLGRLEAAVLVFALGGYLFSLARAGGAPTTEGEDGPFRARDPVLLVAGLALVLVSGTVLVDAAVTLARAAGISEWAIGATVVAAGTSTPEFAVSVLALRRGQVEVSVGNLLGSNVFNALGVLGIAGLVRPLTIDPAALSELGWLLVVTGFVTVSLWSGHRLSRAEGGALVGSELARWALGFLR
- a CDS encoding aminopeptidase, whose amino-acid sequence is MDLRPAAETAIRQCMDLQPDESCAIVTDDEREPIGAALYEVARGITDDAVLLRYPPGPQHGAEPPEPIAAAMANADVVLAPTSKSLSHTRARGAATDAGARAATLPGITEEVFTTGLDADYERIREECDRMLERVAGAEELRVTSPQGTDITFEPGSREWLSDTGIVHEAGGFSNLPAGEVFVSPESAEGTYVVDGTMHPHGLLDGEIEITVADGSVTSVSDPDVRAELEEAEAEVGRDAYNLAELGIGTNLAVTELVGSVLLDEKAAGTVHIAIGDDAGIGGDTDAPIHSDGILREPTVYADGKEIELPRP
- a CDS encoding HVO_0476 family zinc finger protein gives rise to the protein MSNTASQVALPCPSCSPEERTVHEVLKPDGQATVRCTACGHTHKTKIEEENDVEIDVIVSQDGESFSANAEVPEGEQLAVGEEFVLDTEEAIMLVRITSVEVGEERREESAPVEEIETLWTRAVDNVSVNLTVHPNEKREESRSVKLQVPGDHEFTVGDREEMGDEEFVITGIHVKRDATGYHKSKLDFEGDTVHAKDVKRLFGEDDSSTAWSVW
- a CDS encoding protein-L-isoaspartate(D-aspartate) O-methyltransferase, which produces MYEDEREALADRLARREGLSEPTVAAMKAVPRHEFVPDAGSDAYADRPLPIGDDQTISAPHMVAIMTELLDAGPGDRVLEIGTGCGYHAAVTAEVVGATNLFSVEFSSRLAERARETLERIGYGGISIEEGDGREGWPEGAPYDAAYFTCAVPEIPAAVIAQVTDGGTVLAPVGDGSQRLVRARIEGGTIAERETHGAVRFVTIRG
- a CDS encoding methyltransferase codes for the protein MSAALDETAWRWTTRSGSCSGPPARRTLEALLTEAETPGDVADATDVTERAARIVVRALADDGYFERVDGGYEPTNRALGFLTKTDVRSIGSAPHAIDTLSRWFALPETMETGEVPDPPENWTRNFMGAMASVDSQTVRASVTAAEHARPRPDRVLDVGGGPGTFSREFARRGAAVTLLDRPEVLEVVSSLLGNEPVDLVSGDALEELPSGFDLVFCSRITHVFGPEENRRLFGNCYDALEPGGAIVCTDFVRGRSPRASTFAVNMLAQTERGDTYTEEQYSDWLLEAGFEGPAIRAVPGTEMQAIVGHKG
- a CDS encoding protein-L-isoaspartate O-methyltransferase family protein, with product MDPAVLREDMVDSLEHEAKAALDTERVALAMRDVPREPFVGDERVAYADRATEIDGTTVLAPSTAARLLDALDAREGHSILVVGAGVGYTAAVLAEIAGTENVHAVDIDRNMVYTARRNLSETGYGGVLVDCRDGSRGFPEYGPFDRILVEAAAIRPPRALLDQLAEGGRLVMPIGTGGQTLTVLDPDGAAVERICPVAFRPLLVEGQQPGRLERNRTEREEREFAERDAQRRTGWEREWIDWERGR
- a CDS encoding rhodanese-like domain-containing protein, with translation MSDGDTGGKGVVDHGPESFRDVVARPAVYTLDVHTPEQRHIEGTDAFVPYDAIHEHRNLLPEEDTPIAVYCRSDGMSREVTEVLLGLGYEEIHHLAGGIRAWKEEGLSLSEHRFGEPGVRADV